The Anticarsia gemmatalis isolate Benzon Research Colony breed Stoneville strain chromosome 29, ilAntGemm2 primary, whole genome shotgun sequence genome window below encodes:
- the LOC142984998 gene encoding uncharacterized protein LOC142984998: MSACAINGCKARRTNYYRLKGITLHRFPKNQAVKAKWIAAVRVNRPSFHPSSNSFICSLHFTQDCFNIVQGVKLSTRIKCNAYPTKYLIIRPEGRQRRDGYDEPGTRSPTRPPDTHRPQETHRPPETHRPPDTHRMDFNEKQRLIIAITYRFLEIQYEALKAQFGNLYNLDSFADILTRTCLATGVSREAIVKIIEDQENFKVTTEYTRLFWQWLIDQSRRGMAPAHVEQMPFAMPQTPGFLPTWPRTWLPRDPSLEINVTPEPLPMETRAVIGQLQERDIHVQQLVQTALGTLHTNLGDVRNENNEEFDPNVLNICPEVILTESNEVLPQSKENDRELPPIMFNYDRYEELMWTFLNPLQEARTNNTNSEPMWNNEQQDHASSQYTNVPPNYDHVFPGQNLPERNNSCPDSMPTQNVPFSMNNCCYGPQTNQFYPQNNMTNQNEISSSQNTNEGKNINLKILESISRCDAAWWEYIKRYVNSNIYNTDTTGQNTHAPGQNIPSHSQNNIRSVSSSQNESQYRSAGQRNCTITSGQSTDCYATSAENSNWSATSSQSSWPVSSSQSNWSATPGQSSWSVSSSQNDSMYVSAGQTATVTSGQNSEWLTQNQSNYVSPRQTTNTTSYQTEGNDTSGYSNCKVSARQGDSQNNPAISRSKICTKSSESNAPPVENNLINYELLQKLLDRGVSVASTSHPTPSSTLTDDEALSNQNDSNNALLRDNINNYANTDTERLRNNGNSLYRGQNSYSNRSEGGNNDSDVALDLSINQGRSMSNDYEMVSPVTPNYEENAVDKVGDVTRPTIQNGFFGDDVEVENITVEPDLDRLCLLTEPTKPIAEITPTSTAKGKKKGSIVKGLKLEVKKAKLNENATPVVEITKESGTEFKSTPDVPTHSTSPPIAEFLIVTSSSPPVQVQKPDTASSSEDEIDINEGWPVVRNNAVETRYELDLGINSHLSLPRLQAARVRNRLQDVEPDKSSELYKQLTKPTSKPNKEIKDSVKDSSVAKSQFLKPDRSAAMNANNVPSEIIRNVVEANRLESDKRISVDTTIQVEVAPDIVKTIHADNIVAEEMTTSSNKQQPDTTNTSDKPAIDNQAIDHLVQRKETTLNDPTDLQSSNDELMDEQMEDMLLQSDTDSSDDEMEGTPTQTAKEYEAMLLDEALSDENTEQSMEKTSKNKETVNEKHDEFVLDTNENITPLEKEKDEAVSQMFPEILSDDLAESDVPVDEAQILDPKLEKTVNEVIEFLGSQLIAKTGRVECTTDPPFANGDYAPINEEETSHVMNYNGFIHDSLETEDITPELALQTTEMSQDPASTAISGLTSEVQEDLLGLQFLSHVAEFVRTQLPQNISRSEVTDGTENLTNEQSELIQPSEQITEPIINAELGTVQPNQATKENVGKDDEMKSKRTVTGRKRKRKPLSESQFVSSKPSKMRKSSLLVGPTTRLQAKLEENIESDYEPDIISLATENVQPDEPEKQIEGPTVALEASKLDTETAVEKLSSEPAENTSFEPVISESATGSLELQGRVKASHTEKADLTKEAEKNSSNSLQAKLDDNSDYEQDIISIETEFERVTKIKVESDPLIPKIDPAVRESKLKPIMKQIIVSEPIEILDSDDEANDEIAAKDKNTTMESKVADQSETDELESQESESRESVPHESEAHETEPQEVEPDDSEHGKSEPQQSEPQKLEPQQSDSLQSESQQSDRQQSEPQLSKRQQSEPQQSQRQQSEPQQSKSQQSDRQQSEPQQSDRQQSEPQQSNRQQSEPQQSDRQQSEPQQSDRQQSEPQQSNRQQSEPQQSDRQQAEPQQSDRQQSEPQQSDRQQSEPQQSQRQQSEPQQSKSQQSDRQQSEPQQSKRQQSEPQQSDRQQSEPQQSKPQRSDRQQSEPQQSKPQQSDRQQSERQQSKPQQSDRQQSEPQQSKSQQSDRQQSEPQQSKSQQSDRQQSEPQQSQRQQSEPQQSDRQQSEPQHSKPQQSERQQSEPQQSERQQSEPHKSESHQSEPHQPVPHASEPHQSEPEELESHKPGPQQSESHESIPHQSEPHALEPGESKSDDFDEPEADGSVPHDSKLGESKPDHSKPDNSGTDDPEDKKEINTGKKETTNAELNNTATCNIQENDLTSTPSTSNTELTIELNTTKDDNCGKDKPSSTEDGKDEDAVFNSKNALESDAETVKEDISTENNISNILDEGAELQSAANLTAVESKAKDTVQSNLNEDSEKSSECKTQSPITSGPIDDNKVNDSKETPESIKNGSNVQDLTLEHDKPEPDKGSKEPNQNEEMNVPKTPELDKVTTKSKQNKKKIVPKTKVKKTAKSKKKLKYEKPTIEPGIVEIDSDDELPTDKNVNENKSKETVEKVTVKKEKTDAANSQTATEPGTKEISKPEIKKASPKIVQDVPPKDKKASASKSNKKKVKTKSKPATKMVKPKVEPGTKKPNLKQNKPDPVILPGIIAIDDSDDDEGSVNTNDEESKKSDNTKAKQDKEKCIDPTEKESGTVSPTPKTDDDVNYEPQRKIMKTSTNYETRVLAKISKADCLKIKNDLKIRAQPTGTNNVEDEKRESEMIENTSENEPNSNTSTTQDLKRKKRIVKCNENKPPSVNIEGGTVEKAMTKNTENESEVNDIVEPETTEDNELTPNKEAEDTCPANGEVSSSTDKMATTELVTRTKSVIEFAKTPSSEDTPDDKQIEETHTDLLTGPDEGCKDKKVENSAVETGLGTETEHVSATQGIPNIEGTNDNLGSNSTEMHTDPRMDNEADEIVGMVTQCADPTQDKIQTEEQDSEVKCNDTSDVADKTDPDEVTSTTKDPKELISNDPESESENNEINDKNEPEKDTSEIPETETEFVNTVSEEENKTRNPKEAATVSNGPELGSKSNEGNDVVDKTELKDAPANEISKTETRCEDTQNMTKDDKEASTVSNDPELGSKSNEKDDVVNKTELADAPANEISKTETQCEDTQNMMTTGPNKGSKSNETVSSDTRLETESNGKHDVKVKNGQKDMNKMAETETQCEDIAQESENVTNDPKEGSKNNEVGSNDSKLESENNKIKDVVVKTEQEDTSENEDAETDNETDSDDSESGSENDEEHNVPVKTEQEDTSESDEKDNETGSNDPESESEHEEALDVPVKTELEDTSENENDKTDNETGSNDPESGSENNDEHNVVVKTESEDTPANEMAENKTQSTGTNHENTNKNIPKNSKTASKNNEQQDVVVKTEAETTETEEQIETRKTVKLTTQGTQTSILDIKTEIKIENEIKKEEINEATTAAEEIFVLDSDSDSDIEVSVTGNFPKPKPMPRTLSRK; the protein is encoded by the exons atgtcgGCTTGTGCTATAAATGGCTGTAAAGCACGCAGAACGAATTACTATCGACTTAAAGGCATCACACTTCATCG GTTCCCTAAAAACCAAGCAGTAAAAGCCAAATGGATCGCCGCAGTGAGAGTGAACCGGCCGTCGTTTCACCCTTCCTCCAACAGTTTTATATGTTCGTTACATTTCACACAAGATTGTTTTAACATCGTTCAAGGAGTGAAGCTTTCTACGCGCATCAAATGTAACGCGTACCCTACTAAGTACCTTATTATCCGG cCTGAAGGACGACAACGTCGCGATGGTTATGACGAACCCGGTACTCGAAGCCCGACAAGACCCCCGGACACACACAGACCCCAAGAAACGCACAGACCCCCGGAAACGCATAGACCCCCGGACACACACAGAATGGATTTCAAC gaaaaGCAACGTCTAATAATTGCCATAACGTACAGATTTCTTGAAATTCAGTACGAAGCGTTGAAAGCTCAATTCGGCAATCTCTACAATTTAGATTCATTTGCCGATATTTTGACAAGAACTTGTTTGGCCACTGGCGTGAGTAGGGAAGCCATTGTTAAGATAATTGAAGACCAGGAGAATTTCAAGGTGACGACCGAGTATACCCGATTATTCTGGCAGTGGTTGATCGATCAGAGCAGACGCGG TATGGCCCCCGCACACGTCGAACAAATGCCATTCGCCATGCCCCAGACACCAGGCTTTTTACCAACATGGCCTCGTACTTGGCTACCAAGAGACCCTTCACTCGAAATAAACGTAACTCCTGAACCGTTACCGATGGAAACCAGGGCAGTGATAGGCCAATTACAAGAGCGAGATATACATGTACAGCAACTAGTTCAGACGGCTCTAGGAACTTTGCACACCAATTTAGGTGATGTACGAAACGAGAATAACGAAGAATTTGATCCTAATGTACTGAATATCTGTCCAGAAGTGATATTAACGGAGTCTAACGAAGTCTTGCCTCAAAGCAAAGAGAACGATCGTGAATTACCGCCGATTATGTTTAACTATGATAGGTACGAAGAGTTGATGTG GACTTTTCTAAACCCTTTACAAGAGGCACGGACAAATAACACTAATTCAGAACCTATGTGGAACAATGAACAACAAGACCACGCATCGTCGCAATACACGAATGTACCACCAAATTATGACCACGTTTTCCCTGGTCAAAATTTGCCCGAACGAAACAACAGCTGTCCCGACTCAATGCCTACGCAAAATGTGCCATTCTCTATGAATAATTGTTGCTATGGACCTCAAACGAATCAATTTTACCCTCAAAATAACATGACTAACCAAAATGAAATTTCGAGCAGCCAAAATACGAATGaaggcaaaaatataaatttgaaaatactgGAATCTATTTCTCGATGTGACGCTGCGTGGTGGGAGTACATAAAACGCTATGTAAATAGCAATATATATAATACCGATACAACTGGACAAAATACTCATGCACCTGGTCAAAACATACCAAGTCATAGCCAAAATAATATACGATCTGTTTCGTCCAGTCAAAATGAGTCTCAATATCGTTCAGCGGGCCAAAGAAATTGTACTATAACGTCGGGTCAAAGCACTGACTGTTACGCAACATCGGCTGAAAATAGCAACTGGAGTGCAACTTCGAGCCAAAGTAGCTGGCCAGTTTCATCTAGTCAAAGCAACTGGAGTGCAACACCGGGCCAAAGTAGCTGGTCTGTTTCATCCAGTCAAAATGATTCAATGTACGTTTCAGCGGGCCAAACAGCTACTGTTACATCGGGCCAAAATTCCGAATGGCTCAcacaaaatcaatcaaattatGTTTCACCGAGGCAAACTACTAATACAACATCGTACCAAACTGAAGGGAACGATACGTCGGGTTATAGCAATTGTAAGGTTTCAGCCAGACAAGGTGACAGCCAAAATAACCCGGCGATTAGTCGAAGCAAAATTTGCACGAAATCTTCAGAAAGTAATGCACCACCGGTCGAAAATAATCTGATAAACTATGAACTTTTGCAGAAATTACTTGATAGGGGTGTTTCTGTGGCATCAACTTCGCATCCAACTCCTTCAAGTACACTTACAGATGATGAAGCTTTGAGCAATCAAAATGACTCAAATAATGCATTATTACGGGATAATATCAACAATTACGCAAACACAGACACAGAAAGACTGCGTAATAACGGGAATTCGCTCTATCGTGGCCAAAATTCTTACTCAAATAGATCAGAAGGTGGGAATAACGATTCAGATGTTGCTTTAGATCTCTCTATAAACCAAGGTCGATCAATGTCGAATGATTACGAAATGGTATCGCCAGTCACGCCAAATTATGAAGAGAATGCAGTAGACAAAGTGGGTGACGTTACTAGGCCGACAATTCAGAATGGTTTCTTCGGGGATGATGTCGAAGTTGAGAATATAACAGTGGAGCCGGATCTGGATAGGCTTTGCct ATTAACCGAGCCTACCAAACCAATAGCAGAGATAACTCCTACATCAACCGCCAAAGGAAAGAAAAAAGGATCCATAGTTAAAGGATTGAAACTTGAAGTCAAAAAAGCCAAATTGAATGAAAATGCGACACCGGTTGTAGAAATAACTAAAGAATCTGGCACAGAATTTAAATCAACACCTGATGTACCTACCCATAGCACTAGTCCACCCATAGCAGAATTTTTAATAGTTACGTCATCTTCACCCCCCGTGCAAGTCCAGAAGCCTGATACAGCATCCAGTTCAGAAGATGAAATAGACATCAATGAAGGATGGCCAGTAGTCAGGAATAATGCAGTTGAAACCAGATATGAACTGGATTTAGGgataaattcacatttatcgCTACCGCGATTACAAGCGGCTAGAGTTAGGAATCGGCTGCAAGATGTAGAACCAGATAAATCATCTGAACTTTACAAACAGTTGACCAAACCAACATCTAAGCCGAATAAGGAAATAAAAGATTCTGTAAAAGACTCCAGTGTAGCTAAATCACAGTTCCTTAAACCTGACCGTTCTGCAGCAATGAATGCTAATAATGTACCATCAGAAATCATACGTAATGTGGTCGAGGCAAATAGACTTGAATCTGATAAACGTATATCAGTTGATACCACAATACAAGTTGAAGTAGCACCggatattgttaaaaccatacATGCGGACAACATTGTTGCAGAAGAAATGACCACGTCTTCGAATAAACAGCAGCCCGACACTACAAATACAAGTGATAAGCCAGCAATTGACAATCAAGCGATTGATCATCTTGTGCAAAGAAAAGAAACTACATTGAATGATCCAACAGACCTTCAATCATCAAATGACGAATTAATGGATGAGCAAATGGAAGATATGTTGTTGCAATCTGATACAGATTCTTCAGATGATGAAATGGAAGGAACTCCAACGCAGACAGCTAAAGAATATGAAGCGATGTTGTTGGATGAAGCATTGTCTGATGAAAATACAGAACAATCAATGGaaaaaactagtaaaaataaGGAAACAGTGAATGAGAAACATGATGAGTTTGTATTAGatacaaatgaaaatataacgCCATTAGAAAAAGAGAAAGACGAAGCTGTAAGTCAAATGTTTCCGGAAATTTTGTCTGATGATTTAGCAGAAAGCGATGTCCCGGTGGATGAAGCGCAAATATTAGAtccgaaattagaaaaaactGTAAATGAAGTGATCGAATTTTTAGGATCCCAGCTTATAGCTAAAACAGGTCGTGTTGAATGTACAACAGATCCACCATTTGCTAATGGGGACTATGCACCTATCAATGAGGAGGAAACTTCACATGTCATGAATTATAATGGATTTATACATGATTCACTTGAAACCGAAGATATAACTCCAGAGCTCGCACTACAAACAACTGAAATGTCTCAAGACCCAGCTTCTACAGCTATATCAGGACTAACTTCAGAAGTCCAAGAAGACCTCCTGGGTCTGCAATTCCTGTCTCATGTCGCAGAATTTGTGAGAACACAGCTTCCCCAAAACATTTCAAGGTCAGAAGTAACAGATGGTACAGAAAACTTAACTAACGAACAATCGGAGCTTATACAACCTTCAGAACAAATTACTGAACCTATAATTAACGCAGAACTAGGAACTGTACAACCAAATCAAGCCACAAAGGAAAATGTTGGAAAAGATGATGAAATGAAATCAAAACGTACAGTTACAGGCAGAAAGAGGAAAAGGAAGCCTTTATCAGAATCACAATTTGTTAGCTCCAAACCTTCTAAAATGAGGAAATCCTCTCTCTTGGTAGGTCCTACAACGAGACTACAAGCTAAATTAGAAGAAAACATTGAATCTGATTATGAACCCGATATAATAAGCTTAGCTACTGAAAATGTACAACCTGATGAGCCTGAAAAACAGATTGAAGGTCCAACTGTTGCATTAGAAGCTTCAAAACTTGACACTGAAACGGCAGTTGAAAAATTGTCATCTGAACCAGCTGAAAATACTAGTTTTGAACCTGTTATTTCAGAATCAGCAACTGGGAGCTTAGAATTGCAAgggcgggtaaaagctagtcacACCGAAAAGGCAGATTTGACTAAAGAAGCAGAAAAGAACTCTTCAAATAGTTTACAAGCAAAATTGGATGATAATTCCGATTATGAGCAGGACATAATAAGTATAGAGACAGAATTTGAACGCGTTACGAAAATTAAAGTAGAAAGCGATCCATTGATTCCTAAAATAGATCCCGCGGTAAGagaatcaaaattaaaaccaattatgaaacaaataattgtttcggaacCAATTGAGATTTTAGATTCAGATGATGAAGCCAATGATGAAATTGCGGCAAAAGACAAAAATACAACAATGGAatcaaaagtagctgatcagtCTGAAACTGACGAGTTAGAATCTCAAGAGTCAGAATCTAGAGAGTCGGTACCTCACGAGTCAGAAGCTCACGAGACAGAGCCTCAGGAGGTAGAACCTGACGATTCGGAACATGGCAAGTCGGAACCCCAGCAATCGGAACCCCAGAAGTTAGAACCCCAGCAGTCGGACAGCCTACAGTCCGAATCCCAGCAGTCGGACCGCCAACAGTCCGAACCCCAGCTGTCGAAACGCCAACAGTCCGAACCCCAGCAGTCGCAACGCCAACAGTCCGAACCCCAGCAGTCAAAATCCCAGCAGTCGGACCGCCAACAGTCCGAACCCCAGCAGTCGGACCGCCAACAGTCCGAACCCCAGCAGTCGAACCGCCAACAGTCCGAACCCCAGCAGTCGGACCGCCAACAGTCCGAACCCCAGCAGTCGGACCGCCAACAGTCCGAACCCCAGCAGTCGAACCGCCAACAGTCCGAACCCCAGCAGTCGGACCGCCAACAGGCCGAACCCCAGCAGTCGGACCGCCAACAGTCCGAACCCCAGCAGTCGGACCGCCAACAGTCCGAACCCCAGCAGTCGCAACGCCAACAGTCCGAACCCCAGCAGTCAAAATCCCAGCAGTCCGACCGCCAACAGTCCGAACCCCAGCAGTCGAAACGCCAACAGTCCGAACCCCAGCAGTCGGACCGCCAACAGTCCGAACCCCAGCAGTCAAAACCCCAGCGGTCGGACCGCCAACAGTCCGAACCCCAGCAGTCAAAACCCCAGCAGTCGGACCGCCAACAGTCCGAACGCCAACAGTCAAAACCCCAGCAGTCGGACCGCCAACAGTCCGAACCCCAGCAGTCAAAATCCCAGCAGTCGGACCGCCAACAGTCCGAACCCCAGCAGTCAAAATCCCAGCAGTCGGACCGCCAACAGTCCGAACCCCAGCAGTCGCAACGCCAACAGTCCGAACCCCAGCAGTCGGACCGCCAACAGTCCGAACCCCAGCACTCAAAACCCCAGCAGTCGGAACGCCAACAGTCCGAACCCCAGCAGTCGGAACGCCAACAGTCCGAACCCCATAAGTCAGAATCCCACCAGTCAGAACCCCACCAGCCAGTACCCCACGCGTCAGAACCTCACCAGTCCGAACCTGAGGAGTTAGAATCTCACAAGCCTGGACCCCAGCAGTCAGAATCTCACGAGTCGATACCCCACCAGTCAGAACCACACGCGTTAGAACCTGGCGAGTCTAAATCTGACGATTTTGACGAGCCAGAAGCTGACGGATCAGTACCTCATGACTCAAAACTTGGCGAATCAAAACCTGACCATTCAAAACCTGACAATTCAGGAACTGATGATCCAgaagataaaaaagaaataaatacaggGAAAAAAGAAACGACAAATGCTGAACTAAATAATACAGCAACTTGTAATATTCAAGAAAATGATTTAACATCAACGCCGTCAACATCCAATACAGAGCTTACTATTGAACTTAATACTACAAAAGACGATAACTGTGGTAAAGATAAACCTAGCTCTACAGAAGACGGTAAAGATGAAGATGCTGTTTTTAACTCCAAAAATGCTTTAGAAAGTGATGCTGAAACCGTGAAAGAAGATATATCTACTGAAAATAACATATCTAATATACTCGATGAGGGAGCTGAATTACAGTCAGCTGCAAATTTAACAGCTGTGGAGAGTAAAGCGAAAGATACTGTTCAATCTAATTTAAACGAAGATTCGGAAAAGTCTTCCGAGTGTAAAACACAGTCTCCTATTACATCTGGACCTATAGATGACAATAAGGTCAATGACTCTAAAGAAACACCGGAAAGCATTAAAAATGGTTCAAACGTACAAGACTTAACATTAGAACATGATAAACCGGAACCGGATAAAGGTAGTAAAGAACCAAATCAAAATGAAGAAATGAATGTTCCAAAAACGCCTGAATTGGATAAAGTCACTACTAaatcgaaacaaaataaaaaaaagattgtaCCAAAAACGAAGGTAAAAAAGACTGCTAAAAGcaagaaaaaattaaagtatGAGAAACCGACAATTGAGCCTGGTATAGTTGAAATAGATTCAGACGATGAATTACCTACAGACAAAAAcgttaatgaaaataaatctaaagaAACTGTAGAAAAGGTGACTgttaaaaaggaaaaaacaGACGCAGCTAATTCACAAACTGCAACCGAGCCTGGTACTAAAGAAATTTCCAAGCCAGAGATTAAAAAAGCTAGCCCTAAAATTGTACAAGACGTACCACCAAAAGACAAAAAAGCATCTGCttctaaaagtaataaaaagaaggttaaaacaaaatcaaaacctGCTACAAAAATGGTAAAACCAAAGGTAGAGCCTGGAACTAAAAAAccgaatttaaaacaaaacaaaccagaTCCAGTTATTCTACCTGGTATTATTGCTATTGATGATTCTGATGATGACGAAGGTAGTGTAAATACAAATGATGAAGAGAGTAAGAAAAGTGATAATACAAAAGCTAAACAggataaagaaaaatgtattgatCCCACTGAAAAAGAAAGTGGCACAGTATCACCAACACCTAAGACAGATGATGATGTTAACTACGAACCGCAGCGAAAGATAATGAAAACTAGTACTAATTACGAAACAAGAGTATTAGCTAAAATATCGAAAGCAGACTGTTTGAAaatcaaaaatgatttaaaaatacgaGCTCAACCTACGGGAACTAATAATGTTGAGGATGAAAAACGTGAATCTGAAATGATTGAAAATACTTCTGAAAATGAGCCAAATTCAAATACAAGTACGACTCAAGATTTAAAGAGGAAGAAAAGGATCGTGAAATGTAACGAAAACAAACCACCTTCAGTCAATATAGAAGGAGGAACTGTAGAAAAAGCAATGACGAAAAATACCGAAAATGAAAGTGAAGTAAATGATATAGTTGAACCGGAAACAACAGAAGATAATGAATTAACCCCAAATAAGGAAGCTGAAGATACTTGTCCAGCAAATGGAGAAGTAAGCTCAAGTACAGATAAAATGGCAACGACAGAATTAGTGACGAGAACTAAATCTGTCATAGAATTTGCTAAAACACCCTCTTCGGAAGACACTCCAGATGACAAGCAAATTGAAGAAACACATACAGATTTGCTAACAGGTCCTGACGAGGGatgtaaagataaaaaagtagaaaattCTGCCGTTGAGACTGGCCTAGGTACAGAAACCGAACATGTAAGTGCTACACAAGGGATACCAAACATTGAAGGGACAAATGATAATTTAGGATCTAATAGTACTGAAATGCACACTGATCCAAGAATGGACAATGAAGCAGATGAAATTGTTGGCATGGTAACTCAATGTGCAGACCCAACACAGGATAAAATCCAGACAGAAGAACAGGATTCTGAAGTAAAATGTAACGACACAAGTGATGTCGCTGATAAAACTGACCCAGATGAAGTGACCAGTACTACAAAAGATCCTAAAGAACTGATCTCAAATGATCCTGAATCAGAATCTGAgaacaatgaaataaatgataaaaatgaaCCGGAAAAAGACACGAGTGAAATCCCTGAAACGGAAACTGAATTTGTAAATACAGTATCAGAGGAAGAAAACAAGACAAGAAATCCTAAAGAGGCGGCGACAGTTTCAAATGGTCCTGAATTAGGTTCTAAAAGTAATGAAGGAAATGATGTGGTCGATAAAACAGAACTAAAAGACGCTCCAGCAAACGAAATATCTAAAACAGAAACTCGATGTGAAGACACACAAAACATGACAAAAGATGATAAAGAGGCGTCGACAGTTTCAAACGACCCTGAATTAGGTTCTAAAAGTAATGAAAAAGACGATGTGGTTAATAAAACTGAACTAGCAGACGCTCCAGCAAACGAAATATCTAAAACAGAAACTCAATGTGAAGACACACAAAACATGATGACAACAGGTCCTAACAAGGGGTCGAAGAGTAATGAAACAGTTTCAAGCGACACTAGATTAGAAACCGAAAGTAATGGAAAACATGATGTGAAAGTTAAAAATGGACAAAAAGATATGAATAAAATGGCTGAAACAGAAACTCAATGTGAAGACATAGCTCAAGAAAGTGAAAACGTCACAAATGATCCTAAAGAAGGGTCGAAGAATAATGAAGTGGGTTCAAATGATTCTAAATTAGAATCtgagaacaataaaataaaagatgtgGTTGTTAAAACTGAACAAGAAGACACTTCAGAAAATGAAGACGCTGAAACCGATAATGAAACGGATTCAGACGACTCTGAATCAGGATCTGAAAATGATGAAGAACATAATGTGCCAGTCAAGACTGAACAAGAAGACACTTCAGAAAGCGACGAAAAAGATAATGAAACGGGTTCAAACGACCCTGAATCGGAATCTGAACATGAAGAAGCACTTGATGTGCCAGTCAAGACTGAACTAGAAGACACTTCagaaaatgaaaatgataaaaCTGATAATGAAACAGGTTCAAACGACCCTGAATCAGGATCTGAAAATAATGATGAACATAATGTGGTGGTTAAGACTGAATCAGAAGACACTCCAGCAAATGAAATGGctgaaaataaaactcaaagtaCAGGCACAAATCACgagaacacaaataaaaatattccaaaaaattCTAAAACAGCTTCTAAGAATAACGAACAACAAGATGTAGTTGTGAAAACTGAAGCTGAAACCACTGAAACTGAAGAACAAATAGAAACACGTAAAACGGTGAAATTAACGACACAAGGAACGCAAACATCAATATTAGATATAaagactgaaataaaaatagaaaatgagataaagaaagaagaaataaatgagGCTACAACCGCCGCTGAAGAGATTTTTGTACTGGATTCGGATTCAGATTCAGATATAGAAGTTAGCGTAACAGGCAACTTTCCCAAACCAAAACCAATGCCTAG GACCTTGTCCCGAAAGTAA